From the Theobroma cacao cultivar B97-61/B2 chromosome 2, Criollo_cocoa_genome_V2, whole genome shotgun sequence genome, one window contains:
- the LOC18608295 gene encoding potassium transporter 7, translated as MAEEVSAGSGGGSSSERGGEINGVGLASMDSLESRWVFQDEDDSEIDDEEDDDDDDAPHRAGVDSEDEDTPEQRLIRTGPRIDSFDVEALEVPGTHRSEYEDFGIGRKIILAFQTLGVVFGDVGTSPLYAFSVMFSKAPINGDEDVIGALSLVLYTLILIPLIKYVLVVLWANDDGEGGTFALYSLICRHAKVSLLPNQLPSDTRISSFRLKVPSAELERSLKIKERLETSLTLKKLLLMLVLAGTSMVIADGVVTPAMSVMSAVGGLKVGVAAIEQDEVVMISVAFLVILFSVQKFGTSKVGLAVGPALFIWFCSLAGIGIYNLLKYDASVLRAFNPVHIYLFFKRNSVKAWYALGGCLLSATGSEAMFADLCYFSVRSVQLTFVFLVLPCLLLGYLGQAAYLIGNPNDAEQAFFSSIPSGAFWPIFLIANIAALIASRAMTTATFSCIKQSTALGCFPRLKIIHTSRKFMGQIYIPVINWFLLVVCLIFVCSISSINEIGNAYGIAELGVMMMTTILVTIVMLLIWQINIIIVLSFVIFFLGLELIFFSSVLWSVTDGSWIVLVFAVIMFLIMYIWNYGSKLKYETEVKQKLSMDLMRELGCNLGTIRAPGIGLLYNELVKGVPAIFGHFLTTLPAIHSMIIFVCIKYVPVPVVPQSERFLFRRVCPKGYHIFRCIARYGYKDVRKENHQTFEQLLIESLEKFIRREAQERQLESDGDEDTDSGEDNSFSRVLIAPNGSVYSLGVPLLADFRGTSNPISEASTSEEVRADSPADQSKSDAEHSLERELSFIRKAKESGVVYLLGHGDIRARKDSWFIKKLVINYFYAFLRKNCRRGIANLSVPHSHLMQVGMTYMV; from the exons ATGGCGGAGGAGGTCAGTGCCGGTAGCGGCGGAGGATCATCGTCGGAGAGAGGAGGAGAGATCAACGGCGTAGGATTAGCTTCGATGGACTCGTTAGAATCTCGTTGGGTGTTCCAAGACGAAGACGACTCCGAGATCGACGACGAGGAAGATGACGACGACGACGACGCGCCGCATCGAGCTGGAGTAGACTCCGAAGACGAGGATACTCCCGAGCAGCGCTTGATTCGCACCGGGCCACGCATCGATTCCTTCGACGTCGAAGCTCTCGAAGTCCCTGGCACACACAGAAGTGAATACGAG GACTTTGGTATAGGAAGGAAAATAATACTTGCCTTTCAGACACTAGGAGTTGTATTTGGTGATGTTGGAACAAGTCCATTATATGCCTTCAGTGTGATGTTCAGCAAAGCACCTATCAATGGAGATGAAGATGTTATTGGAGCATTATCACTTGTTTTATACACCTTAATCTTGATCCCCCTAATCAAGTATGTCCTTGTTGTTCTTTGGGCAAATGATGATGGTGAAG GTGGTACTTTTGCATTATATTCATTGATCTGCCGACACGCTAAGGTCAGTCTTCTCCCAAATCAGCTACCATCAGATACCCGCATATCAAGCTTTAGGCTAAAGGTGCCATCTGCTGAACTCGAGAGATCACTTAAAATAAAGGAGAGACTAGAGACTTCATTGACTCTGAAGAAACTTCTTCTGATGTTAGTGCTTGCTGGCACTTCTATGGTGATAGCTGATGGGGTTGTTACGCCAGCAATGTCAG TAATGTCAGCTGTTGGTGGCCTGAAGGTTGGAGTTGCCGCAATTGAACAAG ATGAAGTGGTGATGATATCAGTTGCCTTTCTTGTAATTTTGTTCAGTGTACAGAAGTTTGGAACAAGTAAAGTGGGACTTGCTGTAGGCCCTGCTTTGTTCATATGGTTTTGTTCTCTAGCAGGCATTGGAATTTATAATCTTCTCAAGTATGATGCCAGTGTCTTGAGGGCATTTAATCCTGTTCACATCTATTTATTCTTCAAGAGGAACTCAGTTAAGGCTTGGTATGCCCTTGGAGGTTGTCTTTTAAGCGCAACAG GATCTGAGGCAATGTTTGCAGATCTTTGCTACTTTTCTGTGCGATCAGTTCAG CTTACATTTGTGTTTCTCGTTTTGCCTTGCCTGTTATTGGGTTATCTGGGTCAAGCAGCATACCTTATTGGAAATCCTAATGATGCCGAGCaggctttcttttcttcaattccAA GTGGTGCATTTTGGCCAATCTTCCTCATAGCTAACATTGCTGCCTTGATTGCCAGCCGAGCAATGACAACAGCCACGTTTTCATGCATAAAGCAATCAACTGCTCTTGGTTGTTTCCCTCGTCTTAAAATCATTCATACATCTAGAAAGTTCATGGGTCAGATCTATATCCCTGTCATAAACTGGTTTCTGCTGGTAGTTTGCCTGATCTTTGTGTGCTCTATCTCAAGCATTAACGAGATCGGAAATGCATATG gtaTTGCTGAGCTgggtgtgatgatgatgaccacAATTTTAGTCACCATTGTCATGCTTCTCATATGGCAGATAAACATCATAATTGTGCTGAGTTTTGTGATCTTTTTCCTGGGTttggaattaatttttttctcctcAGTTTTATGGAGTGTGACAGATGGAAGTTggattgttttggtttttgctgtgataatgtttttaattatgtacATCTGGAATTATGGGAGCAAGCTTAAGTATGAAACTGAAGTGAAGCAAAAGCTGTCAATGGATTTGATGCGAGAATTAGGCTGCAACCTTGGGACAATCAGAGCTCCCGGCATTGGTTTGCTTTATAATGAGCTGGTGAAAGGAGTACCAGCCATATTTGGCCATTTTCTAACCACACTCCCTGCTATCCACTCCATGATAATCTTTGTCTGCATAAAGTACGTTCCTGTTCCTGTGGTGCCTCAGAGTGAAAGATTCCTTTTCAGGCGAGTCTGCCCAAAAGGTTACCATATCTTTCGGTGTATTGCCAG GTATGGTTACAAGGATGTCCGAAAGGAAAATCACCAGACATTTGAGCAGCTACTGATTGAGAGCCTTGAGAAGTTCATTCGTCGGGAAGCGCAGGAACGGCAATTGGAAAGTGATGGCGATGAAGATACAGATTCCGGGGAGGATAACTCTTTCTCAAGAGTTCTCATAGCTCCTAATGGAAGTGTTTACTCACTTGGTGTTCCTCTGTTGGCTGACTTCAGGGGCACTAGTAATCCCATTTCAGAAGCAAGCACCTCAGAGGAGGTGAGGGCAGATTCCCCTGCAGATCAATCAAAGTCTGATGCTGAGCATAGTCTAGAGAGGGAGTTATCTTTTATACGCAAGGCCAAGGAATCTGGAGTGGTTTATCTTCTCGGTCATGGAGATATTAGGGCAAGAAAGGATTCTTGGTTTATCAAGAAACTAGTTATAAATTACTTCTATGCTTTCTTGAGAAAGAATTGCAGGAGGGGTATTGCAAATTTGAGCGTGCCCCATTCTCATCTGATGCAGGTGGGCATGACTTACATGGTATGA
- the LOC18608296 gene encoding serine/arginine-rich splicing factor SC35 isoform X1 translates to MSHFGRSGPPDITDTYSLLVLNITFRTTADDLFPLFDKYGKVVDIFIPKDRRTGDSRGFAFVRYKYADEAQKAVERLDGRVVDGREITVQFAKYGPNAERIRKTSACLASTRHKGRIIESFPRSRYRSRSRSPRKRHRDDNYKDRDYRRRSRSRSYDRHERDRYRGKDKDYRRRSRSRSASPDYSKGRGRGRYDDDRRSSSRSMSASPARRSVSPRKSPSPRKASPPRGGSPDRHSRDGRTPSPRSVSPRGRPAESRSPSPRNSDVDE, encoded by the exons ATGTCTCACTTCGGAAGGTCAGGCCCTCCCGACATCACCGACACCTACTCTCTTCTCGTCCTCAACATCACCTTCC GCACGACCGCTGATGATTTGTTTCCGCTCTTCGACAAGTACGGGAAGGTCGTCGACATCTTTATTCCTAAAGATCGAag GACTGGGGATTCTCGAGGTTTTGCATTTGTGCGCTACAAGTATGCAGATGAGGCGCAGAAAGCTGTCGAGAGGCTCGATG GGAGAGTTGTTGATGGTCGCGAGATAACAGTTCAGTTTGCAAAATATGGGCCCAATGCAGAGAGGAT AAGGAAAACATCTGCTTGTTTGGCTTCAACACG TCACAAAGGAAGGATTATTGAATCATTTCCAAGGTCAAGATACAGGTCAAGAAGTCGCAGCCCTCGCAAAAG GCATCGGGATGACAATTACAAGGATAGGGATTATAGAAGAAGAAGTCGTAGTAGAAGTTATGACAGGCATGAACGTGATCGATATCGTGGGAAAGACAAAGACTATCGACGCCGAAGCCGGAGCCGTAGTGCTAGTCCTGACTATTCAAAAGGCCGAGGAAGAGGTCGCTATGATGATGATCGGCGTAGTAGTAGTCGATCAATGAG TGCTTCTCCTGCTCGCCGCAGCGTTAGTCCTAGAAAGAGTCCTTCCCCACGCAAGGCATCTCCACCTAGGGGTGGAAGTCCTGATAGACACAGCCGTGATGGGCGGACTCCAAGTCCTCGAAGTGTTTCACCACGAGGCCGTCCTGCTGAATCTCGAAGCCCATCTCCGCGAAACTCAGATGTTGAT GAATGA
- the LOC18608296 gene encoding serine/arginine-rich splicing factor SC35 isoform X2: MSHFGRSGPPDITDTYSLLVLNITFRTTADDLFPLFDKYGKVVDIFIPKDRRTGDSRGFAFVRYKYADEAQKAVERLDGRVVDGREITVQFAKYGPNAERIHKGRIIESFPRSRYRSRSRSPRKRHRDDNYKDRDYRRRSRSRSYDRHERDRYRGKDKDYRRRSRSRSASPDYSKGRGRGRYDDDRRSSSRSMSASPARRSVSPRKSPSPRKASPPRGGSPDRHSRDGRTPSPRSVSPRGRPAESRSPSPRNSDVDE, from the exons ATGTCTCACTTCGGAAGGTCAGGCCCTCCCGACATCACCGACACCTACTCTCTTCTCGTCCTCAACATCACCTTCC GCACGACCGCTGATGATTTGTTTCCGCTCTTCGACAAGTACGGGAAGGTCGTCGACATCTTTATTCCTAAAGATCGAag GACTGGGGATTCTCGAGGTTTTGCATTTGTGCGCTACAAGTATGCAGATGAGGCGCAGAAAGCTGTCGAGAGGCTCGATG GGAGAGTTGTTGATGGTCGCGAGATAACAGTTCAGTTTGCAAAATATGGGCCCAATGCAGAGAGGAT TCACAAAGGAAGGATTATTGAATCATTTCCAAGGTCAAGATACAGGTCAAGAAGTCGCAGCCCTCGCAAAAG GCATCGGGATGACAATTACAAGGATAGGGATTATAGAAGAAGAAGTCGTAGTAGAAGTTATGACAGGCATGAACGTGATCGATATCGTGGGAAAGACAAAGACTATCGACGCCGAAGCCGGAGCCGTAGTGCTAGTCCTGACTATTCAAAAGGCCGAGGAAGAGGTCGCTATGATGATGATCGGCGTAGTAGTAGTCGATCAATGAG TGCTTCTCCTGCTCGCCGCAGCGTTAGTCCTAGAAAGAGTCCTTCCCCACGCAAGGCATCTCCACCTAGGGGTGGAAGTCCTGATAGACACAGCCGTGATGGGCGGACTCCAAGTCCTCGAAGTGTTTCACCACGAGGCCGTCCTGCTGAATCTCGAAGCCCATCTCCGCGAAACTCAGATGTTGAT GAATGA